A window of Phragmites australis chromosome 2, lpPhrAust1.1, whole genome shotgun sequence genomic DNA:
gtTATCTATGTTGATAGATGTAATGATCAAGTAAATATATTTGATTGTCTGTATAGATAGATGTAGTGACTCTATATTTGTGATTAACGAGTAAGTCTATTATAGAATTGTAGCAGATACAATGCACTTAACGAGCTAGGATACATAGAGAAACTTAATTCGGGTGTATCAACCGGTCCAAGCTTTAACCATATAATTGTATTCACGGATACAGAGAGAAACAATTTATTTAGACAACTAAACAACTTTCTCTATAAAAATATACGCATAGATAGAATAAGATGATCTTAATACGGATAACCAAACATGTCTGTCTGGATAGGTTGTGGCTTCAAAACTTCTGGCTAGTTGAGAAAGCAGTTATACTATCAAATTTTGGTTGTTGACTTTTATAATAAACTTTTAGCTTCTTAGCACACTCAAAAGACAGGAAAATCAATCAGAAATTATTTctcagcttttaatttattttggcCATAGCCGCTTCCTCAACCACCAAAAACCACATAAACCAGAGACAAAAGCTAGTTGTTTAAATAGCTTCTtgttttttcaagaaaaaactaaaaaaaacctATCCAAACATAAAAGAGTAACATCTAcgtctaaaaaaactagatatACCTAAATAAGAACAAAAGATCAAGAAATCACAACAATAATGGAAACCAACACATAATAAAGTACCAATCCTAAAACCTATGCTTACATATGCGTGAGAAAAAGTCTAATTTACACGGTTCTACAACTTTCACATCACCAAATACTACTTCTGTTTAAGTTTACTCTGTAACTTTGATCACTTTTCTTATTTACAGATATTCCCTCCGTTTTTCAATACCTTTTTgactattttatttatttttaaatacttatcatttcatattttttaagaagtaattttcaattttattCTTATAAAATTGTATCTCTTGCCTTCTATTTAGATGGGTTCTAGAATATTTGGATTAATTTTTaaggtatttttattatttcttattTAAAATTGGTACTACTTGATATACGTGTTTGATAAGaaataataaatattaaaaaacggAGGAGTACTTGTCACATCTACGCTTAATGAGATTCCATTTCTATTTTCATCCTTCTGTACTACGCGTAATGAGATTCCATTTCTCTTCCGTATTCACTTATGTGGGCCTAATTTACTTGGCGCACGACGAGTTATTTTCATTCGCTTCAACCtatgatagttttttttaattaggGATACTTTTGTcacttcatataaaaaacaaGGAATATCTTGGGTTTTGTGCCAATTACAAATTTGTCAAATAAGTGAAAACAGAGGGAGTTTTTAATGCTCAAACCAAGTTGATGACATTGACAGGGCGCATACAATACAACTTGGCAAGTGGGTGACAAGTGAAATGCTGTGATCGCTGTCGAGCCATCAATAATGTACACAGAGATGCGTTTCCATATTGAGCTGGTTGTGTGGCCCCCACTTCTGCGAAGGCTTCCCGGTGCCCCCGACCCCGAGGGAAGACTTCCAAGGCATGGGGCCCGCGAGGGGGTCCTTCTTTTGCCTCATTTCATGGCCAATCCCGGCTTTCCTCCTATTTGCACCAGAAAGATGCACTGTCCTGCGCCCTGGTTGGCTGGTGCCCCTTGAGTGGGCCCCACGTAACGGCGACCGCGCACGGAGGTACGCGGGAGCGGGTAAGGAAGGGCGGGCGGTGCAAAGGATTTTTGGGGGTATATATGACGTCATAGTGGGACCCACCACTGACGTTGCAGGCTCTCCACGTCGTCAATGCGACGGGCGCGGGGGCCGGGTACCGTAGGCTTGTTCCCGTTGGAGCTGCGTGCTAGGTGCACCCGGTACATTAAGTTCGTCAGGAAATGGCACGCAGCACAAGCTAATCATCTTTTGCACTATTGGAGCtgcgtttttctttttttaaaaaagtgatAAATAGAAGATAAAGCAAGGCATAATTCACAAGGTAAGAGACAATAATGGGATTGTTGAAGTGGATATTTGCTAGTAGTAGCATCATTTAAACTCGAACCGGTAAAAGATGTGTTTACTAAAAAACGGTAATGAAAATGTAAATGGACATGTAGCTTTGGAATTGCATAATATGACCATTTTTTCTATGCCTAGCTGTCCGCAGATTGTTTCACGGGCAGCTATGTTGTCTCTGCTCCTTTtagcttatttttttcatttttaataCCCACTTACTCAAGTTAAATAAGTTGCCAATTGCGAGCTATCAAAGAAAGAAAGTACAACGATAGCTTTTAGAAAGACCAAATACCTAAGAGCACCATATATCAAACCATAAAGAAATCCCCCATGTTAATAAATAATGCTAGTTTTAACAAAGTTGGCACGTGTTTATCAATTTCGACTAGCTTTCTGTTGTGATATTTCTCCATTTTTCATATTTGTGTCACCTTATATATGTTCCAAGTAGACCCCACAATATGACTAAACAGTCATAATATAGCGGATATTATTTATATATGGAGATTGGAGAGTTCATATATTCTATTAGTTTCAACATCGTAGTGTCTTTATAAATTGGCAACCattgaatttttaaatttttgcacTACTTTGTGAATCATTTTTGTATTGCTCTAATCTAGTTTGAGTCCACCTCTTCTTGGTATGAGAGATATTTGTGTACTCAGTTAAAATTTTCTATCCGATGCCTTCATCCGCTAGAAAACACATGTTATTTTGGATATCCATATGTTTTGTGGAATGTGACCTTTGCTACTATTTTAATTGTAATATACttataaaaccaacaaaattaaaataattggAAAGTACTTCTCCAGATAAAATTTATGCATATGTATGTTATCCATTTAACATAATAttttaaatgatattaattaaagttttaaaagtttggcTCTATGTATGCACATAATTATATGTATAAGTAAGTGGATGTAGTttttgtttgaaaatattttctattcaTATACTTAATAGGCAATGAGTTTTTCTTCTCCGTTTGAAAAGATAACTACATATAACAACTAACTTTATGATTATTCCTTTATATAATAAAGAATCACCAAGGTTCCACAACTATGAAAAATTATCAACAGATTTTCATCCTTAATTAGTAAGTGATCCATGTCTAAATGGGCTAATTGTTTTGGTGGACATAGTCGATACCCCAGCTCTCTTTCTCCCTAGATCACATGATTCACACGCCTAGCTCTCCCATCTTCTCCCCGAAACGGGGAGCCCTTTCCCCTCGCCCCGGCGCCCCGCTAAAATCCCCTCTCCTCAGCACTCGTCTGTCCTTACATGGCCGGGGCCAGACCTAGTAGCCCTCCCTCACGCTAGCGCATTCCGAACTCCCACTTCCCACTCCTCAGATCGCCGCTTCTGCAGTAGAGCAGCTGGCTCGCCGATGGATCACCAGCTGCGGCAGCGGCATCAGCGCAGTACCAGGGGCAATGCTTCCGGCAGCGAGAGCAGGAACGGGAACGGGAGCGGCGGCGCGTCGTCGGGGAGGCacaagggcggcggcggcggcaaaggCGGGGGCAAGAAGCCGATCAAGGTGGTGTACATCTCCAACCCCATGCGCGTCAAGACCAGCGCCTCGGGCTTCCGCGCCCTCGTGCAGGAGCTCACCGGCCGCCACGCTGACCCGTCCAAGTACAGCCCCGAAGACCTGAGCAGcgtgggtggcggcggcgccgacgAAGAGGCCGAAGTCGCCGGCATCGACGGCGCCGCGCAGGGGCTCAGCCCCGGTGGCGCGGCCGCGTCGTCTGACACCGTTGTCGCCAGTCCCAGCACCGCGGCGGACCACCAGCTCGACGCCGCCACGGTCGCGCCGCACGGCGGGGACtacgacgaggatgaggacgacgaTGTCTTCAGGTCGCAGCTGCTGGAGAACAACTACGCGATGTTCTCGCCGCCGACGCTGCTCTACGACCACCACCCACACAGCAAGGTGTGATACCCGATCCCCCGCCTCTGCATGCCGTTGCTGCATGCCCCCCTTCTTGCATAACATGATCATCTCTTCGTATTGCATGTGCAGTGTGCTTCTAAGATTTGTGTGTGCGTGCGTGCCTGTTAGTGAGCTGCTAGATCCAATCCCCCTCGTAGTTGCTGCATACCGTATGGTATTGTGTGCACGCGGGCAACCTGAGTAATTTGTCTGGGCTTTAATTTGTGTTCTTTTCTTCCTGTATTCCAAGGATATCTTTTATGAGTAACAAGTTGATGGTAAGTGAAATTTTCACATTTGTATGCGCGtacataatttattttttatcattcatTTGGGTTGAGAGTTGTGGTGGAGAAGTGGGTGGGTCTCGGTGTCGTTGTCACTCTACTGttttgcaacttgcaagtgaTATGCCATGTGTTCATATCGTCGCCATGGTTCGAGTACCGGCGAAGTGTGCACGGCCTATCTGgatattttctccttttttatgTGTTCTTTTCAAGCTTTTCTCTGATTTTATGGTGGGTGATTGCATAAGGGGAGGCTTGGGAGGACACCCTTTGGCATGTTCAGCTGGCAATTGCTGGATCATCAGTATTCACTACCACTTGGGGGTGATGTAAATGGATGGACTAGAGAGCTGGCCTATAAACGCAGCTGTGCAGTGAGCACGCACCGGTTCAGGCATTCAACAATGTGCATAGAGCACATGACATAATCCCCAAGAATGTAGAAAGAATCATAACTTTCTCCAGTAATGATCAGACCAAGAGAATTTGAGGGGTAATTAACCGAAGCAATTGTAAAAATCtcagctcccccccccccccccccaagcttACGCCGAATTAGAATCCGAATCCCAGAATCCCACTTCGGATAGTGGATAGTACCACATTATGCTCTCTTTATCTTGCATTAGTTATGGCATGAAAAGATTATTGGAGCTTAGCATACAAGTAATACATTTGTGCTGCAATTATCATCGGGACGGGCTGGGCCCATCGATGATGGCCAATCAACTGCAACAATTGTAAAAAGCTTAGTTTATGTGTGGTTCAAGACGATCTAGAATCCTAGTAATGATTCATAGGAATAGTGGATGTATATGAACACATTCTTCAGTTCGCCTTTCATTCATCCATGGATTATTATCAAAACTGGAACCGAGTTACAAGCGAATAGAAGTTCTGTCACACTACAGTTTTGGTCTTTAACATCCTAAGCGACTCGTGGTCCTCGCACTAGCTAGCATAACCAATGTTTGTGACACAATCACTTTCATTTGTCCATGCACCTTTAATTGATGGTTTAATCTGTTTTACTATAGTTCTTTGAATTTTCCACTACTATTCGCTTGACATTAGTTAAGGTttgtgaaagtgcctagaggggggtgaataggcttttctgaaaattaaaactaaaaatagcGGATTAAACTACCGGATATTCTGGTgaaatccggatactccggtatggtccggagtatccggtctagtccggagtctccggcctaacaggaaatttcagaataaatgtgaactaaagataACAGTTAGAGTCTAAGAATTACAttaggtctactagatatcacaaagctagaataacacttaatactagcaagattgtcactaaagcaatttaaatgataagttaccaaattcacacgataaagtaaatttcgcaaataagaacacgtgaatttatcccggagttcggccacctcacaaagaagtgcctacgtctccgttgaggagctcacaaagagccggatcttctccaaccctatcctcttctagcgaccaccaagatcaagctagaaattcttactcaatatgaagatgcttacaaactttccgaggcacaccacaagttttgggtgctcttcgggcgactccttttcttctagaagcccaaagcttcaagaaAGATGATCGtagtagatgctcgatgaagaactcaatgctcaagtggcttgaaccctctccaaacacactctcaaatttgtgcaaactttgctctagagatgatcggaggggctttgaatgctcttaaagtgctcaagaagtctcaagtttaccagccacagcaagctctaaatgctatggagagagggggcatttatagctctTACTGTTTTTTgtcagagtatccggtgtacaccggagtctccggtcctaattccaaaaacggcgtcagaacggtcaccaaacgtgtcagaactagccgttacagttctgtttaattatcggagtctccggtgaacaccggagtctccggtcctgacagattttccaaaaagactaagtccggagactagctgGACCCtacggcatctccaggtaccggagtatccggtgaacactggagactccggtctttcttttcttttatcaaaaagattaaatgctaaccgaaagtctctgccggagtctacctcggagactccggctgcacactaaacattttaccggagtgtccggtgaacaccggagactccggtcctttttcttaaaaagaataaaccgtaaccgagactctctgccggaggctatctcggagactccggccgaaCATCGAGACtctgaagattttcagaaagagtttcgtgtccgtgagtgaatgtgtctctcaactgggtggttctaaaggatctcttgagcattgagacactaatcaagcaatcaaatccatccttctaaaaatatgtctatcctagactcaatttcaaaaataaaacgaATGTAAACCCTATCTAGTACCCTTCGTtaattcttcatttgtttcggcgggcgtcaaacatcatttaccttcacaactaatgcttaaacctgttcaacactcgaaaagcatgttagttctttaatcgttttgtcatcaataagctaaaacccacttagggggcctagatgcactctCAGTTTGTCATTATTGTTCTGTGATTCTTCCACTTTCATTTGATTGCCATTGCTTCATGCATTTACCTTTTGTTCGTTGATTCTTTCCACTTTGATTCCTTTGACATAAGTTGCTTTATCTACTTCTCTTTGTCGATTCTTCTACTTCGATTTGATTGATATTGGGGTCAGTTTATCTTTTCTTCTGTTCTGTGATTCTTCACTTTCATTTGTTTGACTTTGGTTGATGCATCTAGCTCAGTACATGTATATCGGTCTAACTTACATGCACATACATGATGATGACACAAATTGATCCCCAGAGATTATACTGGTTATTTAGCTAAATGGCTTTGATAATTTGTGGCCACGTGTCGTTAACTGTTCTCCAACCCTCAATCCTACTGCTCCTTTCAATTTGAATACGATATGTGTGCCATACTGAAAATTGCTCTCCCTTTTATGTGCTATTTATGACATGCTGAAAGTTGATATTTCTCTTGCAAGAACATTCTTTCATCATCATTTGTTTCTGTTTTTCTCATTGTCTCTTGATCATGTTTATGAATTGTATCTCATTTTTCCTGATGCATGTTGTTCTCCTGATTCTTCTATAGATGTATAATCGTGCTGTTTTCTTTTGAAATGGAGATATGTGGAACAAATATGGGTTGCGTGTATCTTCAGAATGTTTGTACTACGTCTATGGTTGGACTATAACACATAACTGCACTTGCCATATATGTAAATTTTCATCACtgttcaaaaaaaattacattgcTTCTCAAGCTGCTTAAGCAGTAAGTAGCTAACACCTATTCACATAGCCTATAAATACACGCTCTTGGTCACTTAAATGATGTACTCTATATATACTTGCACCAtcttttttctggatttttttttcatgtttattTGGTGCTTCAAGTAAAATGCCGAGAGGTGCAAAGGTTATACAAAATTCAAGTGTACCATCATTTTATATGTATATTCTTAATGAAGGGTGCTTCAATTCTTTTCAAAGTAAAAACTATATAGAttctaaaataaaatctatTGTTATGAACTATTGTTAGGTGTAAGCTCATAACTTGGTTTGGTAAAAATGGAAGCTCTCCTTTAAGTTGATGTTTCGCCCATCTATTCTTTGTTAACTTGTTCCCTTCTCTTCTACATTCTGTCCGTTGTGATAGCCATTAGGCATTAAGTAGTTTAATAGAATGTCATGTGTTGCAAATTGATTAGAATGACTTTGTGATATACTATAGATAGAATATCATTGTGCCGCTACTGTCAACTAAAAGTTTTGTGGTGCATATTAGAAATTAACCAAAATGGGGAGGGaagtttcttaaaaaaatgttaGGAAGGTCAAAATGCATCTCAACGAAGCTTCGACATGAAAACCTATTGGATGGTATATAGAAGGGTGATGTAGTTCAGCAATAGCATTCGAGTAATCTAAATGTACAAGGTTCAGTTAATATATATAGTCAAAAGAGATGGTGCTCCAAACATAGAGTTTTGAGAGGTGGGCCGGAGAAAAGATGATTTATGCAGGATAAGACTTACCCTCTGCAATCAGTAACTAAGGTAGAGATTAGACTTGAATCGGGCATGATAGGCTGAGAATAAGCAAATAAAAATAACATGAACTTACCTGGAATAGTATTGTATATTTAAATTCAATTTCCTCAGAAGGTACATGCGaagaaccatccaaacagtattctaattaattattaagtcaattattttcttaattaCAACTTTAACAATTAATCAGAATACTGCTCCAGTAGTTCCGTCACGTATTTTGTACCCAAGATtcgaacacatgcctttccaatatggaacatcataacaaaacttaagaaagagcgagtaattaacattatattacaagttcttaagcatgtatCATGTTAACACAGTTTACAATAAAAtaaagctaggaggagactaaaatctgCTCAACTTCTAACCAGTAAAataaactacgcagcggaaataAAAGCTAAATataacaaaagatgggtgaagcccTTAGGCTGCACCCCGAACATGCGACCTCCatgagtaggatgcactactcattcccgtcaCTCGCAttggcgggcgtgaagtagttAAAAACCAACTCTTCCTCatctgcaaaacctgtagagtggttgagtacgaaggtactcataagacttaatctataataaaTACTTATAAATAACTCGACTACAAGGATGATGCATTGAGATGTTAGAAAGAATACAAccatatggttaagtaaattcatatacgaaaacaaatttgacataaacatatgtgagcatctatacttgatcAAAATAACAAACTAGCCTACAAACATCAACTGTACATAaagtaaaaggaaccatagtagtaacatctatAACGAATCATTTTaacatctcaaccataccaaaccatattcgtaactctacgaatgctacaaatggacaaaagtatgctcatgaccgagcgcgacatttcaaaatatatttacaccctgcaggggtactcaTTTACCTATAAGACTTGAGGATCATATGGCTTGCATAACCACACatgtccatacaaggggtatttatatcaaccttttccaataagtcatgaccatttgaacatgcaccgATATCTCAAAACTACTCTCAGAGCAAACTGGATATCTCAATCGGCCTCATGCCCGACACCATCGACCTGCACGCCAAAAAGCCACCGCTACAAAGGTAAGTGCtacatgtagtaagcacgaaaAGCGCTAAAGCCAACGGTAACAACGATTGgtacttaaacgatgcaagcggtctacagtATCTAGATCCATCTCCCTACCTACTccggggaactccacatctggACAGGACAAACATTCCTAGCATCGCtcatatctcatctcatccaaTCGACACCATCAACctatcattatgatcattgtgcaagtaattaaagtttaTGCTTGTGAACGATGAAACATCTCACCGTTCGACTTTTACCGAGAAACTAAGCATTTACTAAGTATcacgaataacattttaagttagatgaCATCATATTAAATCTAGACTATAAGTATACGGATCAACAattcaagataggaga
This region includes:
- the LOC133908961 gene encoding uncharacterized protein LOC133908961, with the protein product MDHQLRQRHQRSTRGNASGSESRNGNGSGGASSGRHKGGGGGKGGGKKPIKVVYISNPMRVKTSASGFRALVQELTGRHADPSKYSPEDLSSVGGGGADEEAEVAGIDGAAQGLSPGGAAASSDTVVASPSTAADHQLDAATVAPHGGDYDEDEDDDVFRSQLLENNYAMFSPPTLLYDHHPHSKFPYG